In the Pseudolabrys taiwanensis genome, one interval contains:
- a CDS encoding DUF1285 domain-containing protein, producing the protein MAKTGQGGLEAITASLPREKGGPPPVERWNPPFCGDIDMKIAVDGTWLYQKTPIGRPALVKLFASILKREDERYFLVTPVEKVGIVVEDAPFLAVELDVARTPRQVLRFRTNVDDVIEAGPGHRLRFEPEPETGGLKPYVHVRRDLWAKVTRALFYDLVELGEERDIGGKAMFGVTSNGEFFPMAEASALREMA; encoded by the coding sequence ATGGCGAAGACAGGGCAGGGTGGACTGGAAGCGATCACGGCATCGCTGCCCCGCGAAAAAGGCGGCCCGCCCCCGGTCGAGCGCTGGAATCCGCCCTTTTGCGGCGACATCGACATGAAAATCGCGGTGGATGGTACCTGGCTCTACCAGAAGACACCGATCGGCCGGCCCGCACTCGTGAAGCTGTTTGCGTCGATCCTGAAGCGGGAAGACGAACGCTATTTTCTTGTCACACCGGTCGAAAAGGTGGGGATTGTCGTCGAAGACGCGCCTTTTCTCGCCGTCGAACTCGACGTCGCGCGGACGCCGCGTCAGGTCCTGCGCTTTCGCACCAATGTGGACGATGTCATAGAGGCGGGACCCGGCCACCGCTTGCGTTTCGAGCCGGAGCCGGAGACGGGTGGGCTGAAGCCTTATGTACACGTGCGCCGCGACCTGTGGGCCAAAGTGACGCGGGCCTTGTTCTACGATCTTGTGGAACTCGGCGAGGAGCGTGACATCGGCGGCAAGGCTATGTTCGGCGTGACGTCCAACGGCGAATTCTTCCCGATGGCGGAAGCGAGCGCCTTACGGGAGATGGCTTGA
- a CDS encoding CoA pyrophosphatase, with the protein MQEMVTTPVLSAAEFFTRAGERLDLVMPQGLTDPNVIPKRGDHDADPVMEKIAAVRPIRPAAVLVPVVDHPEPTVLLTQRAQHLPDHPGQISFPGGKIEASDETPKHSALREAEEEIGLDRAHVEPLGYLDLYMTTLGYRIVPLVARVEPGFTLTLNPSEVDNVFEVPLAFLMDIANHQRHSREWQGVTRHFYAITFEQRYIWGVTAGILRNLYDRIYRE; encoded by the coding sequence ATGCAGGAGATGGTGACGACGCCCGTGTTGTCGGCGGCGGAGTTCTTCACGCGCGCGGGCGAGCGGCTCGATCTGGTCATGCCGCAAGGGCTCACCGATCCCAATGTGATCCCCAAGCGCGGCGACCACGACGCGGACCCCGTGATGGAGAAGATCGCGGCGGTGCGGCCGATCCGTCCGGCCGCGGTGCTGGTGCCCGTCGTCGATCATCCGGAGCCGACGGTGCTGCTCACGCAACGCGCGCAGCATCTGCCCGACCATCCCGGCCAGATCTCGTTTCCCGGCGGCAAGATCGAGGCAAGCGACGAAACGCCCAAGCACTCGGCGCTGCGCGAGGCGGAGGAGGAGATCGGCCTCGACCGCGCGCATGTCGAGCCGCTCGGTTATCTCGACCTTTATATGACGACGCTCGGCTATCGCATCGTACCTTTGGTCGCGCGTGTGGAGCCGGGCTTTACGCTGACGCTCAATCCGAGCGAAGTCGACAACGTGTTCGAGGTGCCGCTGGCATTTCTCATGGACATCGCCAACCACCAGCGTCACTCCCGCGAATGGCAGGGCGTGACGCGACATTTCTACGCGATCACCTTCGAGCAACGTTATATTTGGGGCGTGACCGCCGGTATTTTGCGTAATCTGTATGACCGGATCTACCGAGAGTGA